GAAGGCAAGGTCAAGGTCACCAAGATGAACGTCGACGAGAACCAGAACACCCCGGCCCAGTTCGGCGTGCGCGGCATCCCGACCGTCATCGTCGTCAAGGGCGGCCAGCTCGTCGGCCAGATCGTCGGCGCGCAGCCCAAGAGCAAGTTCGTCGAGCTGATCGACAAGGCGCTCTGAGCGACCGACCATTTTTTTCGGACCCAACGAAAAGCCCCGCCGGAAGGCGGGGCTTTTTTTGTGCAGGCGATGACTCGATTGTTTTCCCGTTCGTCCTGAGTAGCGTTGCAAACGCAACGCGTATCGAAGGGCAAGCGGGCCTCGAACATCCCAGGCCCTTATGCCCTTCGATACGCCGCTATGCGGCTACTCAGGACGAACGGGGTGTTTATCTGT
The sequence above is drawn from the Chrysiogenia bacterium genome and encodes:
- the trxA gene encoding thioredoxin, whose amino-acid sequence is MGKTLEITDATFESEILNSDVPAIVDFWAPWCGPCRAVAPIVEELAGDYEGKVKVTKMNVDENQNTPAQFGVRGIPTVIVVKGGQLVGQIVGAQPKSKFVELIDKAL